In one Stenotrophomonas maltophilia genomic region, the following are encoded:
- a CDS encoding 1-phosphofructokinase family hexose kinase: protein MNPRAVTVTLNPAIDQTVRLAGLQPGHVHRASSSRDDAGGKGINVAACLADWGVPTAALGVIGEDNPGVFSALFSARGITDGCLRVPGRTRTNIKLVDETHGETTDINLPGLPLNGADLDAVCRRLAAVLQPQLPVVLSGSLPSGLPADSWTRLQAQAGGAGARVLLDTSGDALAAALSSAHASVPYAVKPNRHELESWAGTPLPDRSALRAAGLRLLERGVALVVISMGVDGALFMDRNGALIARPPRLSQGSTVGAGDAMVAGIAAALLEPAFDLASCARLATAFSMSRLHSGDARRLDPAQVRGWTDDVLIERLD from the coding sequence ATGAACCCCCGCGCCGTCACCGTTACCCTGAACCCGGCGATCGACCAGACCGTGCGCCTGGCGGGCCTGCAGCCGGGGCATGTGCATCGTGCCTCCAGCAGCCGCGACGACGCGGGGGGCAAGGGCATCAATGTTGCCGCCTGCCTGGCCGACTGGGGCGTGCCAACAGCCGCACTGGGTGTGATCGGCGAGGACAACCCGGGCGTGTTCAGTGCGCTGTTCTCGGCGCGCGGCATCACCGACGGCTGCCTGCGTGTGCCGGGCCGGACCCGCACCAACATCAAGCTTGTGGATGAGACCCACGGCGAGACCACTGATATCAACCTGCCCGGCCTGCCCTTGAACGGCGCCGATCTGGATGCGGTGTGCCGACGACTCGCCGCCGTGCTCCAGCCACAGTTGCCGGTGGTGTTGTCCGGCAGCCTGCCCTCCGGCCTGCCGGCCGATTCATGGACGCGGTTGCAGGCGCAGGCGGGCGGCGCGGGCGCGCGGGTGCTGCTCGATACCAGCGGCGATGCGCTCGCCGCTGCCCTGAGCAGCGCACACGCGTCAGTGCCCTATGCGGTCAAGCCCAACCGCCACGAACTGGAGTCGTGGGCCGGAACGCCGCTGCCGGATCGGAGCGCCCTGCGCGCTGCCGGCCTGCGCCTGCTTGAACGCGGGGTTGCGCTGGTGGTGATTTCGATGGGCGTCGACGGCGCGCTGTTCATGGATCGCAACGGCGCCCTGATCGCGCGTCCCCCGCGTCTGTCGCAGGGCAGCACGGTCGGTGCGGGCGACGCCATGGTAGCCGGTATCGCCGCCGCACTGCTTGAGCCGGCGTTCGACCTGGCCAGCTGCGCGCGCCTGGCAACGGCCTTTTCGATGAGTCGCCTGCACAGCGGCGACGCGCGACGGCTGGATCCGGCGCAGGTCCGCGGGTGGACGGACGATGTACTGATCGAACGATTGGATTGA
- the ptsP gene encoding phosphoenolpyruvate--protein phosphotransferase gives MSSLPAPAPVSHELIRLGARARDKADAIAQAAQMLLAAGCVAPGYETSMGRREQLANTFLGHGVAIPHGLGEDRHLVRRDGIAVLQLPDGVEWNPGQVTRLVVGIAAQSDTHITLLRRLTRLIQDDATLQRLFTTAETSEIVTALAGDVTTLANDVPAQDLAEHFGWTIAYPNGLHARPATRWAETARSFSARAQVRAGDQAADAKSLVALLQLGLRHGDPVSVSAEGADAPALLAALRRVMEGLVAQEKADAERAAQRKAAPVAGWNPPEAQAAIVGIGASPGLAIGRIHVLASRQTNVADHPAPLGEGGARLQDALGRTRQQLAALQDDTQRRLGASDAAIFGAQAALLDDTDLITRTCQLMVEGHGVAWSWHQAIEQIASGLAALGNPVLAGRAADLRDVGRRVLAQLDPSAAGGGLADLPAYPCILLAADLSPSDTANLDTRRVLGLATAQGGPTSHTAILSRTLGLPALVAGGADLLTIEAGVEAIIDGSSGRLYLSPSDADLASARAWIAEQQHIREREAAQRAQPAQTTDGHRIDIGANVNLPEQVPLALEQGAEGVGLMRTEFLFLERGSTPSEDEQYATYRAMASALDGRPLIVRALDIGGDKQVAHLELPHEDNPFLGVRGARLLLRRPDLLEPQLRALYRAARDGARLSIMFPMITSVPELIALRAICERLRIELEAPEVPIGIMIEVPAAAAQSDVLARHADFFSIGTNDLTQYVLAIDRQNPELAVEADSLHPAVLRAIRATVDGARTHGRWVGVCGGLAGDPFGAMLLAGLGVDELSMTPNDVPAVKARLRSSRLADLQALAGKALDCETTEQVRALGGARA, from the coding sequence TTGTCTTCCCTCCCCGCCCCTGCTCCCGTCAGCCACGAACTGATCCGCCTCGGCGCACGGGCCCGTGACAAGGCAGACGCCATCGCCCAGGCCGCACAGATGCTGCTGGCCGCCGGCTGCGTTGCGCCGGGCTACGAAACCAGCATGGGCCGCCGTGAGCAGCTGGCGAACACCTTCCTCGGCCACGGTGTGGCGATCCCGCATGGGCTCGGCGAGGACCGCCATCTGGTGCGCCGCGATGGCATTGCCGTGCTGCAGTTGCCGGACGGTGTCGAATGGAATCCGGGCCAGGTGACGCGGCTGGTGGTCGGCATCGCCGCCCAGTCCGATACCCACATCACCCTGCTGCGCCGGCTCACCCGGCTCATCCAGGATGACGCCACGCTGCAGCGTCTGTTCACGACCGCCGAGACGAGCGAGATCGTGACGGCGCTGGCCGGCGACGTCACCACCTTGGCCAACGATGTTCCAGCGCAGGATCTGGCCGAGCATTTCGGCTGGACCATCGCCTACCCCAATGGCCTGCATGCGCGGCCTGCCACGCGCTGGGCCGAGACGGCCCGCAGTTTCAGCGCCCGTGCCCAGGTGCGCGCAGGCGACCAGGCGGCCGATGCCAAGAGCCTGGTCGCGCTGCTGCAGCTGGGTCTGCGTCATGGCGACCCGGTGAGTGTGTCTGCCGAAGGCGCGGATGCGCCCGCACTACTGGCCGCACTGCGCAGGGTCATGGAGGGGTTGGTGGCTCAGGAAAAGGCCGATGCCGAACGTGCAGCACAGCGCAAGGCGGCGCCGGTCGCGGGCTGGAATCCACCGGAGGCACAGGCAGCGATCGTCGGCATTGGTGCCAGCCCCGGGTTGGCGATCGGCCGGATCCATGTGCTCGCCAGCAGGCAGACCAACGTCGCCGACCACCCCGCCCCGCTCGGGGAAGGCGGTGCACGCCTGCAGGACGCGCTCGGCCGCACCCGCCAGCAGCTGGCGGCGCTGCAGGACGACACCCAGCGCCGGCTCGGCGCGTCCGATGCGGCGATCTTCGGGGCCCAGGCCGCGCTGCTCGACGACACAGACCTGATCACCCGTACCTGTCAGCTGATGGTGGAAGGTCATGGCGTCGCGTGGTCATGGCACCAGGCCATCGAACAGATTGCCTCCGGGCTGGCGGCGCTGGGCAATCCGGTGCTCGCCGGGCGCGCAGCCGACCTGCGTGATGTGGGTCGGCGTGTGCTGGCACAGCTTGATCCGTCTGCGGCCGGCGGTGGTCTCGCCGACCTGCCCGCCTACCCCTGCATCCTGCTCGCGGCCGACCTGTCACCGTCAGACACCGCCAACCTCGACACCCGTCGCGTGCTCGGTCTGGCCACCGCACAGGGCGGGCCCACCTCACATACCGCGATCCTCTCGCGCACGCTCGGGTTGCCGGCGCTGGTTGCCGGTGGCGCGGATCTGCTGACGATTGAAGCGGGTGTGGAGGCCATCATCGACGGCAGCAGCGGGCGGCTCTATCTGTCTCCGTCCGATGCCGATCTCGCTTCGGCCCGCGCCTGGATCGCCGAGCAGCAGCACATCCGCGAACGCGAGGCCGCGCAACGCGCGCAGCCAGCGCAGACGACCGACGGCCACCGCATCGACATCGGTGCCAACGTCAACCTGCCCGAACAGGTGCCGTTGGCACTGGAACAGGGCGCCGAAGGCGTTGGCCTGATGCGGACCGAGTTCCTGTTCCTCGAGCGCGGCAGCACGCCCAGCGAGGATGAGCAGTACGCCACGTATCGGGCGATGGCCAGCGCCCTGGATGGCCGCCCGCTGATCGTGCGCGCGCTCGACATCGGCGGCGACAAGCAGGTTGCGCACCTGGAGCTGCCGCATGAGGACAACCCGTTCCTCGGCGTGCGCGGCGCGCGCCTGCTGCTGCGCCGTCCCGATCTTCTGGAGCCGCAGCTGCGGGCGCTGTATCGCGCGGCGAGGGACGGTGCGCGCCTGTCGATCATGTTCCCGATGATCACGTCCGTACCGGAACTGATCGCGCTGCGTGCCATCTGCGAACGGTTGCGCATCGAGCTGGAGGCGCCCGAAGTGCCGATCGGCATCATGATCGAAGTGCCCGCAGCCGCAGCCCAGAGCGATGTGCTGGCGCGCCATGCCGATTTCTTCTCGATCGGCACCAATGACCTGACCCAGTACGTGCTGGCGATCGATCGCCAGAATCCGGAACTCGCCGTCGAGGCCGACAGCCTGCATCCCGCCGTGCTGCGCGCGATCCGCGCCACGGTCGACGGCGCGCGCACGCATGGGCGCTGGGTCGGCGTCTGCGGTGGCCTGGCGGGCGACCCGTTCGGCGCCATGCTGCTGGCCGGTCTCGGCGTGGACGAGCTGTCGATGACCCCGAACGATGTTCCGGCGGTGAAGGCCCGCCTGCGCAGTAGCCGGTTGGCCGATCTGCAGGCGCTGGCCGGCAAGGCACTGGACTGCGAAACCACCGAACAGGTGCGTGCCCTTGGGGGAGCGCGCGCATGA
- a CDS encoding LacI family DNA-binding transcriptional regulator, protein MSISINDVARVAGVSKSTVSRVLGGGPVSGEVRSRVEAAIRQTGYRPNLQARRLRSRHTGIIGLVVADIRNPFFTALIRAVEEVAYREGLRVTLCNTDEDPEREALYLQLMHEERISGLIFAPTRTTVGRLERLALDYPTVLVDRAAPGGAIDSVVLDNPAAMAGLVEHLVERGYRRIGGLFGSTSTTAAERRDGYLAAMRRHGLEPDYREVEPTAEAAISTAGQWLAGPSRPEALVTSNSLLLMGALKAARSAGLAIPGALALAGFDNERWTELVEPGITVVEQPVEEMGRAAMSLLLERLRAPDMPVRRLVMTGRCVVRGSTASR, encoded by the coding sequence ATGAGCATCAGCATCAACGACGTGGCGCGCGTGGCGGGCGTCTCCAAATCCACGGTGTCGCGCGTGCTGGGTGGCGGCCCGGTCAGTGGAGAGGTGCGCAGCCGGGTCGAGGCCGCCATCCGCCAGACCGGCTATCGCCCGAACCTGCAGGCCAGGCGCCTGCGCTCCCGGCATACCGGCATCATCGGGCTGGTCGTGGCGGATATCCGCAACCCCTTCTTTACCGCGCTGATCCGCGCGGTGGAGGAGGTCGCCTATCGCGAGGGCCTGCGCGTCACCCTGTGCAACACCGACGAGGACCCCGAGCGCGAGGCACTGTACCTGCAGTTGATGCACGAGGAGCGCATCAGCGGGCTGATCTTCGCGCCGACCCGGACCACGGTGGGGCGGCTGGAACGGCTCGCGCTGGACTATCCGACGGTACTGGTCGACCGCGCCGCGCCGGGCGGGGCGATCGACAGCGTGGTGCTGGACAATCCGGCGGCCATGGCCGGGCTGGTCGAGCATCTGGTTGAACGCGGCTATCGGCGCATCGGCGGCCTGTTCGGCAGCACCAGCACCACTGCGGCCGAACGTCGTGATGGCTACCTCGCGGCCATGCGCAGGCATGGGCTTGAACCGGACTACCGGGAAGTCGAACCCACGGCCGAGGCCGCCATCAGCACCGCCGGACAGTGGCTGGCTGGGCCCTCGAGGCCCGAGGCGCTGGTTACCAGCAACAGCCTGCTGCTGATGGGAGCACTGAAAGCGGCACGCAGCGCAGGACTGGCGATTCCAGGCGCGCTGGCGCTGGCGGGGTTCGACAACGAGCGCTGGACCGAACTGGTTGAACCGGGCATCACTGTCGTCGAGCAACCGGTGGAGGAGATGGGGCGAGCCGCGATGTCGCTGCTGCTGGAGCGCCTGCGTGCACCTGACATGCCGGTGCGCCGGCTGGTGATGACTGGTCGCTGCGTGGTCCGGGGATCAACCGCTTCGCGATAG
- a CDS encoding DUF3653 domain-containing protein — translation MVEMDPHDRIDLTGPWAGFGFQAGHMFTPEGHQLEPCDMAWWSLTCNIAREWRLMMAEARADLAARSAPASTGSAKAKSGVIYLAEVLRIRRERRLGVGDPGSGAETSNVVYMSRGPRPRQRV, via the coding sequence ATGGTCGAGATGGATCCGCACGACAGAATTGACCTGACCGGCCCTTGGGCCGGTTTCGGCTTCCAAGCTGGACACATGTTCACGCCCGAAGGTCACCAGCTGGAGCCCTGCGACATGGCCTGGTGGTCCCTGACCTGCAACATTGCGCGGGAATGGCGACTGATGATGGCCGAGGCTCGCGCAGACTTGGCTGCACGATCGGCTCCGGCCTCCACGGGATCCGCCAAGGCGAAATCCGGCGTGATCTACCTTGCCGAAGTCCTCAGAATTCGCCGAGAACGGCGGTTGGGCGTCGGTGATCCCGGCTCCGGCGCCGAAACCTCCAATGTGGTCTACATGAGCCGTGGGCCGAGGCCCCGCCAGCGCGTGTGA